GGGCATCTTCAGCGCCGAGGACGGGCTGACCCACGAGGTCGGCGCCGAGGCCCGCGCCAGCTACGAGATCATGCCAGGCCTGATCGCCACCGGCGCCCTGCGCCAGCGCGCCTTCGGCGATATCGGCCAGCGCGGCCCGGGCATCCCGGGCGAGCGCGGCGAATATTACACGCCCGAGGAATACGAGGCCGATCCCGGCCTGGAGACCACGCCCGAGGGCGTGCCGCGCGTGCGGTCGGACACCCGGATGTATACCGGCAATTCCAGCCCGGTGATCCCGGAACTGACGCTGGCCTGGTATGCCAAGCCCACGCCGACCATCTATTCCCGCGTCACCTTCGGCCTGCTGGAACGCGCCTATGGCGGCGTCTCGGCCGAGGCGCTGTGGAAGCCCGCCAACTCGCCCCTGGCCTTCGAGGCCGAGGTCAACCGGGTCCGGAAGCGCGACTTCGACCAGCTGTTCGACTTCCGCGATTACGAGGTTACGACGGGTCATGTCTCGGCCTATTACGAGTTCACGCAGGGCTTCACAGCGCAGCTGGACCTAGGCCGCTATCTGGCGGGCGACGAGGGCGCGACGGTCACCCTGACGCGCGAATTCGCCAATGGCTGGCAGATCGGCGCCTATGCGACCAAGACCAACCTGTCCGCCGAGGAATTCGGCGAGGGCAGCTTCGACAAGGGCGTGACGCTGTCGATCCCGCTTGGCTGGGCGACGGGCCAGGCCTCGCGCGACCGCGTCTCGACCAACCTGCGGTCGCTGTCGCGCGACGGCGGATCGCGGCTGGACGTGAACGGGCGCCTGTACGACCGCGTGCGCGAAAGCCATACGGTCGATCTTTACGAAGGCTGGGGGAGGTTCTGGCGATGAGCGGGACGGTTCGGATGCGCGGATTGAGGATCACCCTGCCGGCGCTGGCGCTGGCCGCCCTGGCCGCCTGCGGCAACACCGGGGCCGACGAGGGCAACACGGGCCCCCTGGCCATCCTGGCGCAGACCGCCGCCGGGGTCGTCAGCGCCCGCACGACGGCGGCGCCCACGGCTCCGCCCTCGACCCCGCAGCAGGCGGCGGCCGAGGCGCTGCGGGTCAATCCCGGCCCGCTGATCCAGGCGGGCTTCGAGGGGCTGGGCCGCACGCAGGTCCTGGCCCTGACGGGCGAGAACGGCGCCCTGCGCACCTACATGACGCCCTCGAAGGAGGCGCTGATCCTGCGCGGCGGAATGCTGGTCGGCACGCGCGGCCTGGGCCGCGACCTGTCCGTGGCCGAGCCCGGCACCGAGGCGCTGATCCGCGCGGGCCAGTCGGGCAGCGGCACGCGCATCATGCGCTATCTGGCGGGCGACGGGCTGGAGCGCCCGCTGCAATTCGCCTGCACCACGGCGCCCGGACCCGCGGCCAGCACCATCGTCGAACGCTGCGAGGGGCATGGCGCGACCTTCCAGAACACCTATCTGGTGCAGGGCGGGCAGATCCCGGTCTCGCGCCAGTGGATCGGGCCGGGCATGGGCTACGTCACGCTGCAGACCCTGCGGCCCTGATCCCCATCCGCCAGACATGAAAGAACCGGCCCTTGGGGGCCGGTTCTTTCATGTCTGCCCGGCAATGGTCGATGACCTCTGCCGGAAACGACAAAGGGGCTGGCCAATGGCCAGCCCCCTGTGCGACGGATCGCCGAAGCCATCCGTCCCGGGATCAGCTGTCGTCGTCGTCCGAAGCGACGGCGGCGATGACGCCCAGCAGCAGCAGGGCGGGAACCACCAGGCCAGCGTTGGTCGAAGCGGGACGCTCCTCAACGATGACGGGCTCGACTTCGACGACGGGGGCGACGTAGCCACCGGCCAGAGCCGAAGTTGCGGTCAGGCCGAGAGCGGCCGCGAAAATAGCGAATTTGGTCATGATCATGCTCCGTTTCGATTGACGGCTGCCAATTCTGGCAACATCGCTGCGACAGTTACACAAAGCCGAACGGTTGAAAAGCAGCATTGGATTGAATCCCCCGTGGGCCTGCACGCACTGTTGCATATTGGCCAACCCCGGGATCGGGGCTTCGTTCCACCCCCTGCAAACCCCCGGAAAAACTGTGACAATTCCGCACTAGCCGCGCCGAAGACCTTGGGACAGGACGAAAAAACAGGCGGCCGCGGTGACGATCGACGGACCCGCCGGCGTGTCCATCCGCAGGCTGGCCCACAGCCCCGCCACGACCGAGGCAGCGGCGATCAGGGCGGCACCGGCGGCCATCCGCTCGGGCGTGCGGGCCCATCCGCGCGCCGCCGCCGCAGGCACGATCAGCATGGCCGAGATGAGCAGCGATCCCACGACGCGAATCGCCAGCGCCACCACAACCGCCAGGGCCAGCGACAGGACCAGCCGTTCCACCCGGGGGTCGATCCCGGCGGCCATCGCCAGCTCCTCGTTCAGGCTGGAGGTGACCAGCCGCTGCCAGCGCGCGATCAGCACCGCCAGGACCAGCGCCGCGCCGGTCCAGATCAGCACCAGATCCGCCCGTCCCACCGCCAGGATGTCGCCGAAGAGATAGCTGGACAGGTCCGACCGCGCGGCAGGCACGAAGCTGATCGCCACCAGGCCTATGGCCAGCGCCGAATGGGACAGCACCCCCAGCATCGTGTCCATCGCCTGCCCCCGCGCCACCAGGGCCGAGACCAGGCAGGCCATCGACACCGCCACGGCCAGCGTGCCCGCATAGATCGAGATGTCGAAGGCCAGCGCCAGCGCCACCCCCAGGATCGCCGCATGGGCGGTCGAATCCCCGAAATAGGCCATGCGCCGCCAGACGACGAAGCTGCCCAGGGGCCCCGCGACCAGCGCCAGTCCCAGCCCCGCCAGCACGGCCCGCGTGAAGAAATCGTCAAGCATCGGTCATTCCTTGCGCAGACCCGCCCGTCAGGGCGCGGGGGCGGTCCCGTGGCCGTGGTGGTGGTCATGGCCGCAGGCGCCGCCATGGCCATGTCCGGCCCCCTCCGGCCCCGTCAGGGCGGGCATCCGGTCGTGGTCGTGGTCATGGTGGTGGCGGTACAGCGCCAGCGTGCCCGCCGCCTCGGCCCCGAAGAGGGCGCGGTATTCCGGCGCGGTGCTGACATGCTGGGGGCTTCCCTCGCAGCAGACATGTCCGTTCAGGCAGACCACCCGGTCCGAGGACCGCATCACCACCAGAAGGTCGTGGCTGACCATCAGCACCGAGGCCCCGGTGCGGCGCCGCACTTCCTCGATCAGCTGGTAG
Above is a window of Paracoccus liaowanqingii DNA encoding:
- a CDS encoding YjbF family lipoprotein, which produces MSGTVRMRGLRITLPALALAALAACGNTGADEGNTGPLAILAQTAAGVVSARTTAAPTAPPSTPQQAAAEALRVNPGPLIQAGFEGLGRTQVLALTGENGALRTYMTPSKEALILRGGMLVGTRGLGRDLSVAEPGTEALIRAGQSGSGTRIMRYLAGDGLERPLQFACTTAPGPAASTIVERCEGHGATFQNTYLVQGGQIPVSRQWIGPGMGYVTLQTLRP
- a CDS encoding metal ABC transporter permease, with product MLDDFFTRAVLAGLGLALVAGPLGSFVVWRRMAYFGDSTAHAAILGVALALAFDISIYAGTLAVAVSMACLVSALVARGQAMDTMLGVLSHSALAIGLVAISFVPAARSDLSSYLFGDILAVGRADLVLIWTGAALVLAVLIARWQRLVTSSLNEELAMAAGIDPRVERLVLSLALAVVVALAIRVVGSLLISAMLIVPAAAARGWARTPERMAAGAALIAAASVVAGLWASLRMDTPAGPSIVTAAACFFVLSQGLRRG